The following coding sequences lie in one Isoptericola variabilis 225 genomic window:
- a CDS encoding GNAT family N-acetyltransferase, with product MRVRPMTPDDAPAVADVWYRAWRDGHLGHVPDELVALRTPESFGPRAAARVPGTCVADVDGQVAGFATVVGDELEELFVDAGHRGSGVAAALLADAEHRLAAAGVETAWLAVVAGNARARRFYAKQGWRDDGPFDYAAEGPDGTRIPVPCRRYVKELRQA from the coding sequence GTGCGCGTACGCCCCATGACCCCCGACGACGCCCCCGCGGTGGCCGACGTCTGGTACCGCGCCTGGCGCGACGGGCACCTGGGCCACGTCCCCGACGAGCTGGTCGCCCTGCGCACGCCCGAGTCCTTCGGCCCGCGCGCCGCCGCGCGCGTGCCCGGCACGTGCGTGGCCGACGTCGACGGCCAGGTCGCGGGCTTCGCGACCGTCGTGGGCGACGAGCTCGAGGAGCTGTTCGTCGACGCCGGGCACCGCGGGTCGGGCGTCGCGGCGGCCCTGCTCGCCGACGCCGAGCACCGACTCGCCGCGGCCGGCGTCGAGACCGCCTGGCTCGCCGTCGTCGCGGGCAACGCGCGGGCCCGGCGGTTCTACGCCAAGCAGGGGTGGCGCGACGACGGACCGTTCGACTACGCCGCCGAGGGCCCGGACGGCACGCGCATCCCCGTGCCGTGCCGCCGCTACGTCAAGGAGCTGCGCCAGGCCTGA
- the dusB gene encoding tRNA dihydrouridine synthase DusB: MGGVTSTIDTVSTTTPQPAPATGVPSSGTRVLPPLQIGPITVDTPVVLAPMAGVTNRAFRTLCREAGASQGFDPGLYVAEMVTSRALVERNVESLRIVTFGEDETPRSAQVYGVDPATVGAAVKIIAGEDRADHVDLNFGCPVPKVTRKGGGSALPWKKQLFTDIVRAAVEAAEPHGVPVTVKMRKGIDDDHLTYLEAGQIAESLGVAAVALHARTAADYYSGTADWSAIARLKETVRTIPVLGNGDIWSAEDAVRMVRETGADGVVVGRGCQGRPWLFADLAAAFHGSDHRVRPGLREVAETIYRHGELMIDYFDGDEHKGVRDLRKHMAWYLKGYPVGGDVRRALAMVSSLAELRELLGSLDLSTPYPGPDAEGQRGRAGSPKTPHLPYGWLDSRELDAEFETRLREAELSVSGG; this comes from the coding sequence ATGGGGGGCGTGACCTCGACCATCGACACCGTCAGCACGACGACGCCGCAGCCCGCCCCCGCGACCGGTGTGCCGTCGTCGGGCACCCGCGTGCTGCCGCCGCTGCAGATCGGGCCGATCACGGTGGACACGCCCGTGGTGCTCGCCCCGATGGCGGGCGTGACCAACCGCGCCTTCCGCACCCTGTGCCGCGAGGCGGGCGCGTCCCAAGGCTTCGACCCGGGCCTGTACGTGGCCGAGATGGTCACGAGCCGCGCGCTCGTCGAGCGCAACGTGGAGTCGCTGCGGATCGTCACGTTCGGCGAGGACGAGACGCCGCGCTCGGCGCAGGTCTACGGCGTCGACCCGGCGACCGTCGGCGCCGCGGTGAAGATCATCGCCGGCGAGGACCGTGCCGACCACGTCGACCTCAACTTCGGGTGCCCCGTGCCCAAGGTGACGCGCAAGGGCGGCGGCTCGGCGCTGCCGTGGAAGAAGCAGCTCTTCACCGACATCGTTCGTGCCGCGGTCGAGGCCGCCGAGCCGCACGGCGTCCCCGTCACCGTCAAGATGCGCAAGGGTATCGACGACGACCACCTCACATACCTCGAGGCGGGCCAGATCGCCGAGTCGCTCGGCGTCGCCGCCGTCGCGCTCCACGCGCGCACGGCCGCCGACTACTACTCCGGGACGGCCGACTGGTCCGCCATCGCTCGGCTCAAGGAGACCGTGCGCACGATCCCGGTGCTGGGCAACGGCGACATCTGGTCCGCCGAGGACGCCGTCCGCATGGTCCGCGAGACCGGGGCCGACGGCGTCGTCGTCGGGCGCGGGTGCCAGGGCCGGCCGTGGCTCTTCGCCGACCTCGCTGCCGCGTTCCACGGCTCCGACCACCGCGTCCGGCCGGGCCTGCGCGAGGTCGCCGAGACCATCTACCGCCACGGCGAGCTCATGATCGACTACTTCGACGGCGACGAGCACAAGGGCGTCCGCGACCTGCGCAAGCACATGGCGTGGTACCTCAAGGGCTACCCGGTCGGGGGCGACGTCCGTCGCGCGCTGGCGATGGTGTCGTCGCTCGCGGAGCTGCGCGAGCTGCTGGGCTCGCTCGACCTGTCGACGCCGTACCCGGGGCCCGACGCGGAGGGGCAGCGCGGCCGCGCCGGCTCACCCAAGACGCCGCACCTGCCGTACGGGTGGCTCGACTCGCGCGAGCTCGACGCCGAGTTCGAGACGAGGCTGCGCGAGGCAGAGCTGAGCGTCTCGGGCGGCTGA
- a CDS encoding sodium:alanine symporter family protein encodes MNMLNDWILAAGDGLWTWVVLPVLAVLGVYFTLRSGVVQLQMLPEMFRTLTNATPKDAEGRPQSVSSFGAFTISAASRVGVGNIAGVGTAIAVGGAGAVFWMWLMAFVGGASSFVESTLGQLFKVRDADGFRGGPAYYMQHGLKARWMGVLFAVILICCFPFAFSSLQANTISATVASTAGTESGGGLAWGVGIVLAVLTGLVIFGGVRRIAHVTQAVVPAMALLYLLTGLVVVALNVERVPEVIAAIFTDAFGFNEVLGATLGTVIMQGVKRGMFSNEAGLGSAPNAGATAAVTHPVKQGLVQSLGVYFDTFVVCSVTAFIILVTAPDLANAAPGITLTQEALVSSLGSWSNLLLTVVIFLLAFSSILGNYYYGEANVEFITRSRRVLQGYRVLVVLAILAGSVLSSDIVWNTADGIMGVMALVNLVAIALLSGLVWRLLADYRAQKAAGRDPVFTRAQLPDVDGVECWEDEHSVTGVAPAVRT; translated from the coding sequence ATGAACATGCTCAACGACTGGATCCTCGCCGCGGGCGACGGCCTGTGGACGTGGGTCGTGCTGCCCGTGCTCGCGGTGCTCGGCGTGTACTTCACGCTGCGCTCGGGCGTGGTGCAGCTGCAGATGCTGCCGGAGATGTTCCGGACCCTGACGAACGCGACGCCCAAGGACGCCGAGGGCCGGCCGCAGTCGGTCTCGTCCTTCGGCGCGTTCACCATCTCGGCGGCGTCGCGCGTCGGCGTCGGGAACATCGCGGGCGTCGGGACGGCGATCGCCGTGGGCGGCGCGGGCGCGGTGTTCTGGATGTGGCTCATGGCGTTCGTCGGCGGTGCGTCGTCGTTCGTCGAGTCGACGCTCGGCCAGCTGTTCAAGGTGCGCGACGCCGACGGCTTCCGCGGAGGCCCGGCGTACTACATGCAGCACGGCCTCAAGGCCCGCTGGATGGGCGTCCTGTTCGCCGTCATCCTCATCTGCTGCTTCCCGTTCGCGTTCTCGTCGCTCCAGGCCAACACGATCAGCGCCACGGTCGCCTCGACGGCGGGCACCGAGTCGGGCGGCGGGCTCGCGTGGGGCGTCGGCATCGTGCTGGCGGTCCTCACGGGCCTGGTCATCTTCGGCGGCGTGCGGCGCATCGCCCACGTGACGCAGGCCGTGGTGCCGGCCATGGCGCTGCTGTACCTGCTCACGGGTCTCGTCGTCGTGGCGCTCAACGTCGAGCGCGTCCCCGAGGTGATCGCCGCGATCTTCACCGACGCGTTCGGCTTCAACGAGGTCCTCGGCGCGACGCTCGGCACCGTCATCATGCAGGGCGTCAAGCGCGGCATGTTCTCCAACGAGGCGGGCCTCGGCTCGGCGCCCAACGCGGGCGCGACCGCCGCCGTGACGCACCCCGTCAAGCAGGGTCTCGTGCAGTCCCTCGGCGTCTACTTCGACACCTTCGTCGTCTGCTCGGTCACGGCGTTCATCATCCTCGTGACCGCGCCCGACCTCGCGAACGCCGCACCCGGCATCACGCTCACGCAGGAGGCGCTCGTGAGCAGCCTCGGGTCGTGGTCCAACCTGCTGCTCACGGTCGTGATCTTCCTGCTCGCGTTCAGCTCGATCCTCGGCAACTACTACTACGGCGAGGCGAACGTGGAGTTCATCACGCGCTCGCGCCGCGTGCTGCAGGGGTACCGGGTGCTCGTCGTGCTCGCGATCCTCGCCGGCTCGGTGCTCTCGTCCGACATCGTGTGGAACACCGCGGACGGGATCATGGGCGTCATGGCGCTGGTCAACCTCGTCGCGATCGCCCTGCTCTCGGGCCTGGTCTGGCGCCTGCTGGCCGACTACCGCGCGCAGAAGGCCGCCGGCCGCGACCCGGTGTTCACGCGGGCCCAGCTGCCCGACGTCGACGGCGTCGAGTGCTGGGAGGACGAGCACAGCGTGACCGGGGTCGCGCCCGCGGTGCGCACCTGA